In Streptomyces hawaiiensis, one genomic interval encodes:
- a CDS encoding CaiB/BaiF CoA transferase family protein, whose amino-acid sequence MSVQRYPLAGVTVVSLEQAVAAPYATRQLADLGARVIKVERPGGGDFARRYDTTVHGHSSYFVWLNRSKESLTLDLKDPRGHEILHDLLDGADVFVQNLAPGAAARLGLDAATVTGRRPGLIPCTISGYGTTGPWADRKAYDLLVQCQTGLVSLTGTPEGTARAGISVADIAAGMYAYSGILTALYTRATTGEAHPVEVSLFEALAEWMGQPAYYTRHGGTQPPRLGTQHATIAPYGTYTAGDGKEVLFSIQNEREWTALCAEFLGRPELADDPRFATGSDRVSHREELNAVVAERVARSGSDEILKDLERIGIACAGVNDVAAFLDHPVLAARGRWSEVEVPGATVEALLPPADLAGVPARMDPVPAVGEHTETILTELGRTTEEVAALRADGVV is encoded by the coding sequence ATGAGCGTGCAGCGGTATCCCCTGGCCGGGGTCACGGTGGTCAGTCTGGAGCAGGCCGTGGCCGCGCCCTATGCCACCCGGCAGCTCGCCGACCTGGGTGCCCGGGTGATCAAGGTGGAACGCCCGGGCGGTGGCGATTTCGCCCGCCGGTACGACACGACCGTGCACGGCCACTCCAGCTACTTCGTCTGGCTCAACCGCTCCAAGGAGTCCCTCACCCTCGACCTGAAGGACCCCCGCGGCCACGAGATCCTGCACGACCTCCTCGACGGCGCCGACGTCTTCGTGCAGAACCTCGCCCCGGGCGCCGCCGCCCGCCTCGGTCTGGACGCCGCGACCGTCACCGGCCGCCGCCCGGGCCTGATCCCGTGCACGATATCCGGCTACGGCACGACCGGACCCTGGGCCGACCGCAAGGCCTACGACCTGCTCGTGCAGTGCCAGACCGGGCTGGTGTCGCTGACCGGAACCCCCGAGGGGACCGCCCGGGCCGGGATCTCGGTGGCCGACATCGCCGCCGGGATGTACGCCTACAGCGGCATCCTCACCGCCCTGTACACGCGTGCCACCACCGGCGAGGCGCATCCCGTGGAGGTGTCTCTGTTCGAGGCGCTCGCGGAGTGGATGGGCCAGCCCGCCTACTACACCCGGCACGGCGGCACCCAGCCCCCGCGTCTCGGCACCCAGCACGCCACCATCGCGCCGTACGGGACGTACACCGCCGGCGACGGCAAGGAGGTGTTGTTCTCCATCCAGAACGAGCGGGAATGGACGGCCCTGTGCGCCGAGTTCCTCGGCCGACCGGAGCTGGCCGACGATCCGCGCTTCGCCACCGGCTCCGACCGCGTCAGCCACCGCGAGGAGCTCAACGCCGTCGTCGCCGAGCGTGTCGCCCGCTCCGGCTCCGACGAGATCCTCAAGGACCTGGAGCGCATCGGCATCGCCTGCGCGGGGGTCAATGACGTCGCCGCCTTCCTGGACCACCCCGTGCTGGCCGCCCGAGGCCGCTGGAGCGAGGTCGAGGTGCCGGGGGCCACCGTGGAGGCTCTGCTTCCGCCCGCCGACCTCGCCGGCGTGCCCGCGCGCATGGACCCGGTCCCGGCGGTGGGCGAGCACACCGAGACGATCCTCACCGAACTGGGCCGCACCACTGAGGAGGTGGCGGCCCTCCGCGCGGACGGCGTCGTCTGA